A window of the Mus musculus strain C57BL/6J chromosome 18, GRCm38.p6 C57BL/6J genome harbors these coding sequences:
- the 1700066B19Rik gene encoding small integral membrane protein 33 isoform X1, with translation MFPELQARERTVRVCAEGVCPGTPQTWQLQDDYYPQPSLLVNGSLDQEPQRQLPDMPPRGGDGLPLLAAIIAAFVLLAICIVLAVHFGPALHQGQATLLTEPPALKPENGVYLIHWRLLSLQDSHRESQQGLFIPHSGPALDGHRPSIDEVTYL, from the exons ATGTTCCCGGAACTACAAGCGCGGGAAAGAACAGTGAGGGTGTGTGCAGAGGGTGTGTGCCCAGGAACCCCACAGACGTGGCAGCTCCAG gaTGACTACTACCCTCAGCCTTCTCTACTTGTGAATGGTTCGTTGGATCAGGAGCCTCAAAGGCAGCTCCCAGATATGCCCCCTCGAGGTGGCGACGGGCTGCCGCTGCTTGCTGCCATCATCGCGGCCTTTGTCCTGCTGGCGATCTGCATTGTGCTGGCGGTTCACTTTGGGCCTGCACTGCATCAGGGTCAGGCTACTCTCCTCACAGAGCCACCGGCCCTAAAGCCAGAGAACGGCGTTTACCTCATCCACTGGCGGCTACTGAGTCTACAGGACAGTCACAGAGAAAGCCAGCAGGGACTTTTTATTCCTCACTCTGGCCCTGCCCTAGACGGGCACAGGCCCAGCATCGATGAAGTCACGTATCTGTAA
- the 1700066B19Rik gene encoding small integral membrane protein 33, with protein MHQDDYYPQPSLLVNGSLDQEPQRQLPDMPPRGGDGLPLLAAIIAAFVLLAICIVLAVHFGPALHQGQATLLTEPPALKPENGVYLIHWRLLSLQDSHRESQQGLFIPHSGPALDGHRPSIDEVTYL; from the exons ATGCACCAG gaTGACTACTACCCTCAGCCTTCTCTACTTGTGAATGGTTCGTTGGATCAGGAGCCTCAAAGGCAGCTCCCAGATATGCCCCCTCGAGGTGGCGACGGGCTGCCGCTGCTTGCTGCCATCATCGCGGCCTTTGTCCTGCTGGCGATCTGCATTGTGCTGGCGGTTCACTTTGGGCCTGCACTGCATCAGGGTCAGGCTACTCTCCTCACAGAGCCACCGGCCCTAAAGCCAGAGAACGGCGTTTACCTCATCCACTGGCGGCTACTGAGTCTACAGGACAGTCACAGAGAAAGCCAGCAGGGACTTTTTATTCCTCACTCTGGCCCTGCCCTAGACGGGCACAGGCCCAGCATCGATGAAGTCACGTATCTGTAA